From the genome of Camarhynchus parvulus chromosome 4, STF_HiC, whole genome shotgun sequence:
AAGGCGTGCCAGTTCCTCCGAGGTTTTCTCCTACCTTGGGCATCTACTGAGCATCACATGTGGGTCACTGGACACATGATAACACTGCTGCCAGGTGCTACCAGACAGCACCAGCCTCAGTTCCTCCAGACAATGACTTATGTAAACATAAATATACAAGCTGATATCTTTTCTACACAGTACAAATACAGGTCACAACTTCTCAGCTGTGCAAGTAGTCAATCCGTATACTCGGAAGCAGGATAACGCTCAGTCCGGAGTTCCCCGTGTTCCTCTGTCCAGGGTAACTAACAGAACTTCCTGGTTTTCACCAGTTTGCTCTGGTATTTCACCGAGTGCCCGCCGTGCCCTATGACGTAAACATCCAGCAGGTAGGACTTGCCAGGCTGCAGGCCTCTGATTGTCTCTGTGGTCACTGCCTTCTGGATGTTCTGGCTGTGGAAGTATTTACACAGAACCTTTTCCGACTTCTTCCTGGTGTCTGGGCCCAAGCACTGGTTCTGCTCTCTCTTCTTCTGCTCTTCATTGTAATTGTCATCCACCTCCCTCTTGTAGATGCAGAATTTGTTCCTCTCCTGCGTGCCCAGCCACGCCACGGTGACCGAGGAGCACGTGCGGAGCTTGTCAAAGGCTTTGATCCGCGTATCTtcgggaagggaagggaaggactGCTTGTTAGGCCTGCTTGTAGCCAGGATCTTCAGCATGGAAGCGCCTTTCTTGCTGCCCTTCAGCCTAATCAGGTATTTAGCTTTTGCTTTCCCCCGGAGCTGGAACTGCCGCACGCCCTCCACGCTTTGAGACAAGAGGAGTTTTCCATCCCTCCTAACTTGGATCTGAACAGCATCCAGGCAGGAATGAACAGAAAAGGTGACTTTTTGGTGAGATGAAACAGGGGCAAAACGTAGAAATTTGGCTCCCTTTCTTTTGATGAACACATCTGTAACTTTGCCGTCCTTCAGCTCgactgttttctgctttgcctCCTCCTTGGTCCTGGCAAAGGTGCCGACATAGGCGGTGCTCATGTTGGTGTTGGTGTTCACTGCAAACATGTCAAAGTAGTACTGCGTGTCTGGCTTCAGGTCAGACACAGTGAAAATGTTCTTGTTCCCAATACAAACTCTGTGCAGGTCAACTCTCGGCTTTGGGGACGTTTGCCGCCCAAACTTGGAGGATTTTAGGAAACCACGTTCTTTGCCAGAGTTGTTGTCTGCAGGGAAGCCAAAATGGGCAAAGTCAAAGGGACTGAAATCCAGACCTGGCTTTGGAGCCATCATGAAGGCATCGTCAGAGCTGAGCTTGGCTTCGACAGCACAGAGGCTTTTGAAGTTGTGCTCTTTGTTGATGACGATGCAGTACTGGATGGGCTGTCTCAGCAAGGAGGCCGTGGGGCTCGGTTTCCATGCCAGAGTCACCGTTGTACGTCCCAGGGAGGTGACATCGATTCTGGGATCGTAAGGTAACTCAGGATAAGGCTGGTCCGACTCTGGAGTCGTGGTTGCATACACTTTAAAATGGGTGTCTTTCTCTGTCGACAGCAGATCCAGCTGGTACAGCCCAGAGGGGGAACTGGAGGACACAAAGTACTCCACATCATTGCCTTTGTAGGAGAAGAGCTCCGTGCCTTCCTCATTGGTAATCTGCTGTTTCTGTTGCTCAAGGGGCTCTGGGTCACCTGGAATAcaagcaaaagaaacatttgTACAGACACTCTCTGCAAATGTGAAAAACCAGAACTCCAAAAGGCACATTTTActacataaaatacaaaagtgAGATGGGAAAGGAAGGTTTTGTCTTCTGAGGAAGATGTAATTGATCAACACTTCTGtcaaaacagagaggaaaattggTTTGGCACTCAGGTTAAATCCAAACACAAAAGAAACTCCACCTGACCAGCGTTAATGGAATCTCATGAACAGTAGCTAACACCTTCCACTGGAGTGTCAGGCATCCCACCTGGAGTTGCCAAGCATATTTCTCCAGGGGAAACTCACTCACCTGCCTGTTCCTGGATGTGGACCCTTGGCTTTGGCCGTCTGAGTCACACTAAAATTTTGTTGCTAAACACAGTGGGGACCAGAGGTGTGTCTGCCATACCATGTGGTGTGTGGGACAGGTCAGCACATGTGTCAGAGGCTCTGGCAGCCCTTTtctctcctgagcagcagctacACAGCTCCATGGCTGGAGATGAGTCCTTCCAAGGGGTGGGCTCAGTCCTGCTGCAATGCCAGCCCTGTCTCTCCAATTTTAGCTTGTGTAAACACCTCACAGCAAAGCCCCCATCAAAACGAGTCACTCTGGGCAAACATAGTTTGCTCTGGCAGCTTCCAGACCCCTGTGACTGTAACCTCAGCTTTTACTTCTTTGTagtccttttcctttccatgttGCTGCCTGTTGTCAATCTCCTGCACTGGAAGACCGAAACAACAGGAGATCATAAAGACAGGCCTGCTGTGAGACTCAGTGTTGAGGAACCTTaaatgcaggagaaaagcagggaaggggacaggg
Proteins encoded in this window:
- the NDNF gene encoding protein NDNF isoform X2; protein product: MLLLRCPLPLLLLLLLPLHSRPQKLPTRDEELFQMQIRDKAFFHDSSVIPDGAEISSYLFRDTPKRYFFVVEEDNTPLAVTVTPCDAPLEWKLSVQELPEEASGEGSGDPEPLEQQKQQITNEEGTELFSYKGNDVEYFVSSSSPSGLYQLDLLSTEKDTHFKVYATTTPESDQPYPELPYDPRIDVTSLGRTTVTLAWKPSPTASLLRQPIQYCIVINKEHNFKSLCAVEAKLSSDDAFMMAPKPGLDFSPFDFAHFGFPADNNSGKERGFLKSSKFGRQTSPKPRVDLHRVCIGNKNIFTVSDLKPDTQYYFDMFAVNTNTNMSTAYVGTFARTKEEAKQKTVELKDGKVTDVFIKRKGAKFLRFAPVSSHQKVTFSVHSCLDAVQIQVRRDGKLLLSQSVEGVRQFQLRGKAKAKYLIRLKGSKKGASMLKILATSRPNKQSFPSLPEDTRIKAFDKLRTCSSVTVAWLGTQERNKFCIYKREVDDNYNEEQKKREQNQCLGPDTRKKSEKVLCKYFHSQNIQKAVTTETIRGLQPGKSYLLDVYVIGHGGHSVKYQSKLVKTRKFC
- the NDNF gene encoding protein NDNF isoform X1, translating into MLCITRMLLLRCPLPLLLLLLLPLHSRPQKLPTRDEELFQMQIRDKAFFHDSSVIPDGAEISSYLFRDTPKRYFFVVEEDNTPLAVTVTPCDAPLEWKLSVQELPEEASGEGSGDPEPLEQQKQQITNEEGTELFSYKGNDVEYFVSSSSPSGLYQLDLLSTEKDTHFKVYATTTPESDQPYPELPYDPRIDVTSLGRTTVTLAWKPSPTASLLRQPIQYCIVINKEHNFKSLCAVEAKLSSDDAFMMAPKPGLDFSPFDFAHFGFPADNNSGKERGFLKSSKFGRQTSPKPRVDLHRVCIGNKNIFTVSDLKPDTQYYFDMFAVNTNTNMSTAYVGTFARTKEEAKQKTVELKDGKVTDVFIKRKGAKFLRFAPVSSHQKVTFSVHSCLDAVQIQVRRDGKLLLSQSVEGVRQFQLRGKAKAKYLIRLKGSKKGASMLKILATSRPNKQSFPSLPEDTRIKAFDKLRTCSSVTVAWLGTQERNKFCIYKREVDDNYNEEQKKREQNQCLGPDTRKKSEKVLCKYFHSQNIQKAVTTETIRGLQPGKSYLLDVYVIGHGGHSVKYQSKLVKTRKFC